In Leishmania panamensis strain MHOM/PA/94/PSC-1 chromosome 6 sequence, the following proteins share a genomic window:
- a CDS encoding hypothetical protein (TriTrypDB/GeneDB-style sysID: LpmP.06.0520) → MSSNAFSSGSAPNVSSAAVGTTAQQADTLTRNFILGIPRGGLLPNSPEAADLQAAEAFVSDIQQEILAYDIANARAIESYAVRCWSAVPFFGRHAKRALEAEATATAAAAAAAEETHKSTDTAGVAAAVDGKVSSSGGHGLHLSPEEAAAALQVGGVYLHRQTSQTPRGFKVERTSAIELKQLSQFTDGARDASGSKAASKSAVAVAASKTAPAPEVNTWLFRRQHPSWVPLMQRWWVPWLCCGSIVLIWTPDVWKLRTLYFCDHQYALFRQSIHKAYWWATMSPEDYAAHMADITAERPSRVSGASCPFE, encoded by the coding sequence ATGAGCAGCAACGCGTTCTCGTCGGGCTCAGCGCCGAACGTgagctccgccgccgtcggcacgacagcgcagcaggcCGACACCCTTACCCGCAACTTCATTCTAGGTATTCCGAGGGGGGGGCTCTTGCCGAACAGCCCCGAGGCGGCTGACCTGCAGGCCGCCGAGGCCTTCGTCAGCGACATTCAACAGGAGATCCTCGCCTACGACATAGCGAACGCGAGGGCCATCGAGTCGTACGCGGTTCGGTGCTGGAGCGCCGTGCCATTCTTCGGTCGCCATGCGAAGCGCGCACTGGAGGCCGAGGCAactgcgacggcggctgccgcggcggcagcagaggagaccCACAAGAGCACAGACActgctggtgttgctgctgccgtcgatGGCAAGGTGAGCTCTTCAGGCGGGCACGGGCTGCATCTCTCCCccgaggaggccgccgctgctcttcagGTAGGCGGCGTCTACCTGCACAGGCAGACGTCGCAAACGCCACGCGGCTTCAAAGTGGAGCGGACATCAGCGATtgagctgaagcagctgtcGCAGTTCACCGACGGAGCCCGTGATGCATCTGGGTCGAAGGCCGCGTCGAAgtctgctgtcgctgttgctgcttccAAGACCGCGCCTGCGCCGGAGGTGAACACATGGCTCTTCCGCCGGCAGCATCCCAGCTGGGTGCCGCTGATGCAGCGATGGTGGGTGCCGTGGCTTTGCTGCGGCAGCATTGTGCTGATTTGGACCCCCGACGTGTGGAAGCTGCGCACGCTGTACTTCTGCGATCACCAGTACGCGCTCTTCCGGCAGTCTATCCACAAGGCGTACTGGTGGGCGACGATGAGTCCGGAGGACTACGCGGCACACATGGCTGACATCACGGCGGAGCGACCGTCTAGGGTGAGTGGCGCGAGTTGCCCGTTCGAGTAA
- a CDS encoding hypothetical protein (TriTrypDB/GeneDB-style sysID: LpmP.06.0530) — protein sequence MDHLCVDPHDAAATKIEMCEVDSAPDTPVAVVAVNEGADASSPALEEEQASADEDGGSIGDALCEVEAEASMFLQASAAELAPLQLSALTRRVEIAPLNAMTILSGVPVVSAVDEVYVPAPPNAYATSMAGYSQSAAAPEEDDAAPVGLWISPAETRIDLTAAAEEGASQELYDRQQQVQLQVDGTASSPREVPVTAAEVSDSQAWAIDFAPAKRMPTRKMTKKEKDAIKRLRVRRQTMGADSEGNTVVPVDASALTGSLSSSPLQVVQLDTLALDRDALIPVNLKTTRADLEARLVLRLPRLLCVNKQYPRACGIASLTSVYNYLYSWLGESAVGTNRPPHSQEEIMSILGFEPPFGEIAWGSFTGNATLIRWFHALNRHFGVRGRAYILYKVHGSGKTTHLYNNNTDALAAVKAALRDPHCALIYHCHNHYMVPIGYQDIPLAQADFLKPTVAESSCDTTIFIGEVSRGRHEAMYARKWSQIVKDIECKSPFFFNIRHPEQGVQRREPKKKLSKEGADEGADVTVRAVAATATTATTTAAVAVAATAQMRDADGLQQRQQKRQAQELQGGNSSEAHSPAETILVALPNAIPHSGATVLRGISDNDVDADFLDDAASNTSSDTIEVMVFAATTTPPLPPAAPSTFLQQPLPHTSSSPAVSTMAALKPGLAKSPEDVGDGLSIATVVQLQALAEKVVAVAQPGVSHERNVSVSSAAQSAPLSPSGAASAPLANNAMASMNEAVSSVPASSPLPASSSPPPQQQPKLRTAYAGMDSAAEASHFPRSSPSPAGPKKERGNLHCIICFRNDEVEPNLGRYEDTALWVAGTAAASPRSSVSSLPRGGSFSSNEADV from the coding sequence atggatCATCTGTGCGTAGATCCccacgacgctgctgccaccaaaATTGAGATGTGTGAAGTCGATAGTGCACCGGATACCCCTGTTGCCGTAGTAGCTGTGAACGAGGGAGCTGATGCGTCTTCCCCAGCGCTCGAAGAAGAGCAGGCAAGCGCAGACGAAGACGGTGGTAGCATCGGAGATGCCCTCTGCGAAGTGGAGGCCGAGGCTTCGATGTTTCTGCAAGCTTCTGCCGCCGAGctagcgccgctgcagctgagcgcACTGACACGCAGAGTCGAGATCGCGCCGCTGAACGCCATGACGATTCTCTCGGGTGTGCCGGTGGTCTCAGCGGTGGATGAGGTTTACGTGCCCGCACCGCCTAACGCCTACGCCACGTCGATGGCAGGTTACTCAcagagcgctgccgcaccggAAGAAGACGACGCCGCGCCTGTGGGGTTGTGGATCTCGCCGGCAGAGACGAGGATTGACttgacagcagctgctgaagaaggTGCCAGCCAGGAGCTGTATGATCGGCAACAACAGGTGCAGCTTCAGGTGGATGGCACCGCATCCAGCCCGCGCGAAGTACCAGTGactgcggcggaggtgagCGACTCACAGGCGTGGGCGATCGACTTCGCACCTGCAAAGCGAATGCCGACCCGCAAGATGacgaagaaggagaaggatgCAATCAAGCGACTGCGAGTGCGCCGTCAGACCATGGGCGCGGACAGCGAGGGCAACACTGTTGTCCCAGTTGACGCCAGCGCGTTAACCGGgtcgctctcttcgtcgCCGCTACAAGTGGTGCAGCTTGACACCCTCGCCTTGGACCGCGACGCACTTATTCCAGTGAATCTGAAGACGACACGAGCCGACCTCGAGGCACGGCTGGTACTTCGCCtgccacggctgctgtgtgtgAACAAACAGTACCCGCGCGCCTGCGGTATAGCCTCGCTGACATCCGTGTACAACTACCTGTACAGCTGGCTGGGCGAGAGCGCCGTCGGGACTAACCGCCCGCCACACTCGCAGGAGGAGATCATGTCAATTCTAGGCTTTGAGCCGCCGTTTGGCGAAATTGCGTGGGGGTCGTTTACCGGTAACGCCACGCTAATCCGCTGGTTCCACGCGCTGAACCGGCACTTCGGGGTGCGCGGGCGTGCATACATTCTGTACAAGGTCCACGGTAGCGGCAAGACGACGCACCTctacaacaacaacaccgatGCGCTGGCAGCcgtgaaggcggcgctgcgcgaccCGCACTGCGCCCTCATATACCATTGCCACAACCACTACATGGTGCCGATTGGCTACCAGGACATCCCGCTCGCGCAGGCGGACTTTCTGAAGCCGACCGTGGCCGAGTCCAGCTGTGACACGACCATCTTCATTGGAGAGGTTAGTCGTGGCCGGCACGAGGCGATGTACGCCCGCAAGTGGTCGCAGATTGTGAAGGACATCGAGTGCAAgtcgccttttttctttAACATTCGCCACCCCGAGCAGggcgtgcagcggcgcgagcCAAAGAAGAAATTATCCAAGGAAGGGGCGGACGAAGGTGCTGACGTCACTGTTCGTGCtgtggccgccaccgccaccactgctactaccaccgcggcggtggcggtggcggccacaGCACAGATGAGGGATGCGGATGggttgcagcagcgacagcagaaGCGACAGGCCCAAGAGCTACAGGGCGGGAACTCGAGCGAGGCACACAGCCCCGCTGAGACTATCCTTGTTGCACTGCCGAATGCCATTCCGCACAGCGGTGCTACTGTGCTGCGCGGCATCAGCGATAACGATGTCGATGCTGACTTCCTTGACGATGCAGCGtccaacaccagcagcgatacgATCGAGGTGATGGtcttcgccgccaccaccacaccaccactgccgccagcagcgccgtcaacATTtttgcagcagccgctgccgcacaccTCCTCATCCCCAGCGGTGTCCACCATGGCCGCTCTCAAGCCTGGCCTTGCTAAGTCGCCCGAGGATGTGGGTGACGGCTTGTCCATTGCCAcagtggtgcagctgcaggcactGGCAGAGAAAGTGGTGGCAGTTGCGCAGCCTGGTGTGAGCCATGAAAGGAACGTTAGTGTGTCTTCCGCAGCTCAGTCTGCACCACTGTCGCCCAGTGGCGCGGCCAGTGCTCCTCTTGCGAATAACGCCATGGCCTCGATGAACGAAGCCGTCAGCTCAGTGCCTGCGTCCTCGCCTCTACCagcgtcgtcctcgccgccgccgcaacagcagccgaAGCTTCGCACAGCCTATGCTGGTATGGATagcgcagcggaggcgtCCCACTTTCCGcggtcgtcgccgtcgccagcTGGGCCGAAGAAGGAGCGTGGCAACTTGCACTGTATTATTTGCTTCCGCAATGACGAAGTGGAGCCGAATCTGGGGCGGTACGAGGACACCGCGTTATGGGTCGCCGGTactgccgcagcgtcgccacGGTCGTCGGTGTCCTCGCTGCCCCGTGGCGGTAGTTTTAGTAGTAATGAGGCCGACGTGTGA
- a CDS encoding hypothetical protein (TriTrypDB/GeneDB-style sysID: LpmP.06.0540), with protein MNNDRRREVRHARRLRRHQRGGADSNDSHGVRSRSAAASTHTIPPPLGATPGVVMGTGAAGSTASGRRTTAVTTHDEAQRLSERMQQQQQVKSRADQMLTQRETLIRERYAPNSITATAHDQTQQQVSAYTFDKDDLLTGLIGDNKANFLKLDHDLTEDHAIATHRLHASVFAHANSFLLLFRDVDRASDLVEALKANVQGTKAAISAISKYSSANIMVDGETSSTGKLAGFATARVRGGDAGSSSVFSTVLGRTASDGDPRRFARPSLVSRRVTQRYASEGSSDMTWLNDAVVDLGWGTGGAASTDSSAAARSSHATTCASTMHRSGLADEEEAATGGCADAMTTNTGASYPTTRGLNVSSVRQWRHVIGMRANLTTRGSTGDRDAAEGGSAASGRPLRSEVKDNSRSSAGPTAAARSEKEAIDTAAFVGILREEANQLLTERRHVDAAELLYRLADEATAKGCVPFLLDLEAALVRCVISNVVKIPVTPLYVESLHVPLIQLLLRFGRSRSAAAVYLTIHTSWLQSEVQRLQSRVNPQYASLIAVDFLVRTTRAIVRRQHTLGLSLSAAQAFMEDGSAGTAEAAAVSKTDGKRPVAGATRPTTITRSGAVATQKPGPPRGAAAASPGTLIPPNSAALLWVRCNVERFACDVLATHLLSFGTGTDGGDPTRIRQAAQMIAQASRVMQTLSTDGFAGCDTLIMRQLTPSLVILEDDFTRLTGELVEHGGRAMMEQVIMGSLAFYEANLENTAAIEAAVAAPPPTATTASDATTAIPKGSTATETPSLLPMPARPAPRSIPPPYHPSRCDDVARKVRVRCQELVQLIRTLPLSGHSLLIQLLLAPASSSLFKSAASAGGAAQGASSPAPVDFSSSATGGAAAYPTSRGRGATAVLGKAGASSTAPPPAYLSTTPPPLLSSERFRFLRYANGCSSTHVRLLRSLCGYVAALTGTDQLPAEVMASAAAQEQEGTNSTAAMAMRLQQAECIAYLLTSAVVTESIDVVLCNLLSRMMVVLLRQRKALVRFLSSEAFLTNHRRVFPSAAAKSAVSDAPLFSDPATSPAWVLDSTLCLLSDLLGLGAWVSFFTRGGAMAHMLVDAQFDFRTQHLERVQREVPRLVQEWMCVALLLNADVTRANAVLALPTSSVKALEPSRSLLAPQQSVLFGSRLQERGDGWPTRLWSKSNVSFSAVAATTAATTAKKVNKADANTSSVLLSIPVTSPSSATSPPATAADKKAAVTPPLFADAGVREERVLSLIMTFLDRKYYTPAGYTVHRCVVDSANVSFDGSASAGLNGVWTIRSQLSSYPEFPIGEMREHRGDEVFLFHWCVQVSLHLLTFFQERLITPSYVMNQRAAEAQGSMASLPLKGCITPQENTVLAGWCAGGGNYVTAVALLQFLVMRLLRDGLCRADTWSAVYGCPVAEWRRDEAVLRQQLFFFSLFAYLWAPLFTGGRAPRARAASAVRTTAASSSPTKEDAPVSSWLVDGLPSLAVLEWMTCGGVLTPSANADSVAAAITSTALATIPASLTAVDLLFSTPGTLHMASRCGEGTEVDVTGATHAATGAGAASWRAKAGGSGTAAGLASAGASPATATNAVLARRELFGSCASYIPDGPLRVLRHFFEVQLGESRAIPAVTSDVMRVRVERAMTEINLLDFAGTSLGMDDNESEDDASSLTATRSSSGAGSGDRRSPARKVTLNNLRDLIAVYTVPLS; from the coding sequence ATGAACAACGACCGTCGTCGCGAGGTGCGCCATGCACGCCGGTTGCGGCGTCACCAGCGTGGCGGGGCCGACAGCAATGATAGCCACGGGGTGCGCTCccgctctgccgctgctagCACCCACACTATTCCGCCACCACTCGGCGCCACACCGGGTGTGGTGATGGGCACAGGCGCAGCGGGATCTACAGCTagcggccgccgcaccacAGCTGTCACGACCCAcgacgaggcgcagcgcctttCCGAGCGcatgcagcaacagcagcaagtAAAGAGCCGCGCGGATCAGATGCTGACGCAGCGCGAGACACTCATCCGAGAGCGGTACGCGCCAAACTCGATCACTGCCACAGCGCATGAccagacgcagcagcaagtcTCTGCCTACACCTTTGACAAGGATGACTTGCTGACCGGCCTAATCGGCGATAACAAGGCGAACTTCCTCAAGCTGGATCACGACCTGACGGAGGACCACGCGATCGCCACCCATAGACTACACGCCTCTGTCTTTGCGCACGCGAACagcttcctcctcctgttcCGCGACGTCGACCGTGCCAGTGACCTCGTTGAGGCTCTCAAGGCCAACGTGCAGGGCACCAAGGCCGCAATCTCTGCTATCAGCAAGTACTCCTCCGCCAACATCATGGTTGATGGAGAGACGTCTTCGACTGGTAAGCTGGCTGGCTTTGCCACTGCCCGCGTGCGCGGTGGTGATGCCGGGAGTAGCAGCGTGTTCAGCACAGTGCTCGGCCGAACTGCTAGCGATGGCGATCCACGACGGTTTGCACGACCGAGTCTCGTTTCTCGTCGTGTTACACAGCGCTACGCCTCggaaggcagcagcgataTGACATGGCTGAacgacgccgtcgtcgaCCTCGGCTGGGGCAccggaggcgctgcgagTACCGACTCATCGGCCGCCGCCAGGTCCAGCCACGCCACAACGTGTGCTTCGACGATGCATCGCAGCGGTCTGGCAGATGAAGAGGAAGCGGCGACAGGCGGTTGCGCGGATGCCATGACGACGAACACCGGCGCCTCTTACCCGACGACGCGCGGGTTGAATGTCTCCTCGGTGCGGCAATGGCGACACGTGATCGGCATGAGGGCCAACCTCACCACTAGGGGCAGTACCGGTGACCGCGATGCTGCCGAGGGAGGATCTGCAGCGTCAGGGCGGCCTTTGCGCAGTGAGGTGAAGGACAATTCCCGCTCGTCGGCAGggcccaccgccgctgccaggtcggagaaggaggccatcgacaccgccgccttcgtgGGCAtcctgcgcgaggaggcgaatCAGCTCCTTACGGAGCGGCGCCACGTTGAcgcagcggagctgctgtACCGCCTTGCCGACgaggcgacagcgaaggGGTGCGTGCCGTTCCTTCTGGACCTCGAGGCGGCCCTTGTCAGATGCGTCATCTCGAACGTTGTCAAGATACCGGTCACGCCCCTGTACGTTGAAAGCCTCCACGTGCCGCTGATCCAACTCCTCCTCCGGTTTGGCCGCTCTCGCAGCGCGGCCGCCGTGTACCTGACGATACATACGTCATGGCTGCAGAGCGAGGTGCAGAGGCTGCAGTCGCGCGTGAACCCTCAGTACGCGAGCCTCATCGCCGTGGACTTCCTGGTGAGGACGACGCGGGCGAtagtgcggcggcagcacaccctgggcctttccctctcagcagcgcaggcgttCATGGAGGACGGGAGCGCCGGCACggctgaggcggcggcggtgagcaAGACGGACGGAAAGCGACCTGTTGCTGGGGCCACCcgccccaccaccatcactcgcagtggcgccgtcgcAACGCAGAAACCTGGGCCACCGAGgggagcggctgccgcttcgcCAGGGACCTTGATCCCGCCGAACTCAGCTGCACTGCTGTGGGTACGCTGCAACGTGGAGCGCTTCGCGTGCGACGTACTGGCGACGCACCTGCTGAGCTTCGGCACCGGCACGGACGGTGGCGACCCAACTCGCATCCGCCAGGCGGCACAAATGATCGCACAAGCTTCGCGTGTAATGCAGACGCTCAGCACTGACGGATTCGCCGGCTGCGACACCCTCATCATGCGGCAGCTGACCCCAAGCCTGGTCATCCTGGAGGACGACTTCACGCGGCTGACCGGGGAGTTGGTGGAGCACGGGGGCCGGGCGATGATGGAGCAGGTGATCATGGGCAGCCTCGCCTTCTACGAGGCGAACCTGGAGAACACAGCGGCCATCGAAGCTGCTGTGGCCGCCCCACCGCCTACTGCCACCACGGCCTCAGacgcgacgacggcgatCCCAAAGGGATCAACGGCGACAGAGAccccgtcgctgctgccgatgcCGGCACGGCCGGCGCCGCGAAGCATCCCGCCTCCCTATCACCCCTCCCGCTGTGATGACGTGGCCCGCAAGGTGCGAGTGCGTTGCCaagagctggtgcagctgatTCGCACCCTCCCACTCTCTGGACACTCGCTGCTGATCCAGCTGTTGCTGGcgcctgcctcctcctctctgttcAAGAGCGCGGCCTcggcaggcggcgcagcacaggGCGCGTCCTCGCCGGCGCCGGTCGACTTTTCTTCCAGCGCGACTGGCGGGGCAGCCGCCTACCCCACGAGTCGTGGCCGTggcgcgacggcggtgctcgGCAAGGCTGGCGCATcctccacagcgccgccccCGGCTTACCTCAGCACaaccccgccgccgctgctgtcgtctgAGCGCTTTCGGTTTCTGCGCTATGCAAACGGCTGCTCCAGTACGCACGTGCGCTTGCTGCGATCCTTGTGCGGTTATGTGGCCGCGCTGACGGGGACGGACCAGCTGCCGGCGGAGGTCATGgcctctgcggcggcgcaggagcaggagggcACTAATTCGACCGCTGCTATGgcgatgcggctgcagcaggcggagTGCATTGCGTACCTGCTCACGAGCGCAGTGGTGACGGAGTCGATTGATGTTGTGCTCTGCAACTTACTCTCGCGCATGATGGTGGTGCTTCTGCGCCAGCGTAAGGCGCTCGTGCGGTTTCTTTCGTCCGAGGCGTTTCTGACGAACCACCGCCGTGTCTTTCCCTCGGCGGCCGCCAAGTCGGCTGTGTCAGacgcgcctctcttctccgacCCTGCCACGTCACCGGCGTGGGTGCTGGATAGCACactctgccttctctccgACTTACTAGGCCtcggtgcgtgggtgtcgtTCTTTACCAGAGGCGGGGCGATGGCGCACATGCTGGTGGACGCGCAGTTCGACTTCcgcacgcagcacctcgaGCGTGTACAGCGGGAGGTCCCGCGGCTCGTGCAGGAGTGGATGTgtgtagcgctgctgctcaacgCCGATGTGACTCGTGCCAATGCCGTACTCGCCCTGCCGACGTCGTCGGTGAAGGCTTTGGAGCCATCTAGGTCGCTCCTGGCACCGCAGCAAAGCGTCCTGTTCGGCTCCCGGCTGCAAGAGCGCGGTGATGGGTGGCCGACGAGGCTCTGGTCGAAGAGCAACGTCTCGTTTTCTGCAGtcgcagcgacgacggcagccaCAACGGCGAAGAAAGTGAACAAGGCGGATGCAAACACGTCGTCCGTGTTGTTGTCTATTCCCGTCACGTCACCTTCTTCGGCCACGTCGCCGCCTGCAACGGCAGCTGACAAGAAGGCCGCCGTCACTCCCCCGTTGTTCGCTGATGCCGGCGTACGGGAGGAGCGGGTGCTGAGCCTCATCATGACGTTCCTTGATCGCAAGTACTACACTCCCGCCGGCTACACggtgcaccgctgcgtcGTCGACTCGGCCAATGTGTCGTTCGACGGGAGTGCAAGCGCTGGGTTGAATGGCGTGTGGACTATTCGCAGTCAGTTGAGCAGCTACCCTGAGTTCCCGATCGGCGAGATGCGCGAGCACCGAGGTGACGAGGTGTTCCTGTTTCACTGGTGCGTGCAAGTCTCGCTGCACCTGCTCACCTTCTTCCAGGAGCGTCTTATCACGCCGAGCTACGTGATGAACCAGCgcgccgcagaggcgcaggGCAGCATGGCGTCCCTCCCTTTGAAGGGCTGCATCACGCCGCAGGAAAACACTGTACTCGCGGGGTGgtgcgccggcggtggcaacTACGTGACGGCTGTGGCACTGTTGCAGTTTTTGgtgatgcggctgctgcgcgacggccTCTGCCGTGCCGACACGTGGTCGGCGGTGTACGGCTGCCCTGTGGCAGAGTGGCGCCGCgacgaggcggtgctgcggcagcaactcttcttcttttctctctttgcttaCCTCTGGGCGCCGCTGTTTACGGGCGGTCGCGCTCCGCGGGCGCGCGCAGCCAGCGCTGTCCGCACCACTGCGGCCAGCTCGTCTCCGACCAAGGAGGACGCGCCGGTCAGTTCGTGGTTGGTGGACGGCCTCCCctcgctggcggtgctggagtGGATGACCTGCGGTGGGGTACTTACCCCCTCGGCGAACGCGGAttccgtcgctgcagcgatCACGTCTACCGCGCTCGCCACCATACCGGCCAGCCTCACCGCTGTGGATTTGTTGTTTTCCACCCCAGGCACCCTCCACATGGCATCAAGATGTGGCGAGGGCACTGAGGTGGATGTTACGGGCGCCACTCATGCTGCAACTGGAGCTGGTGCCGCGTCATGGAGGGCTAAGgcgggcggcagcggtaCTGCAGCGGGACTGGCGTCGGCAGGTGCCTCACCGGCAACGGCCACCAACGCGGTACTGGCGAGGCGCGAGCTCTTCGGTTCATGTGCCTCCTACATCCCAGATGGCCCGTTACGGGTGCTTCGACACTTTTTCGAGGTGCAGCTGGGCGAAAGCCGCGCCATTCCTGCCGTCACGTCAGATGTCATGCGTGTCCGCGTGGAGCGAGCCATGACAGAGATTAACCTCCTTGACTTTGCCGGCACGTCGCTCGGCATGGACGACAACGAGAGCGAGGATGACGCCAGCTCATTGACGGCGacccgctcctcctcaggCGCCGGCTCAGGGGATCGGAGGTCGCCGGCGCGTAAGGTGACCTTGAACAACTTGCGCGACTTGATTGCCGTCTACACAGTGCCGCTTTCTTAG
- the DUT gene encoding deoxyuridine triphosphatase, putative (TriTrypDB/GeneDB-style sysID: LpmP.06.0550): protein MKRACITTLPRVILHSLAELQDGLNVMIDPSWRTTRSLDNWALAITMESAELLDSYPWKWWKNLNATPDLENVKIELVDILHFSLSGAMQMRSTPDDEIPAVSLKPLKEVMTTFRPAKECASDPHDVVFFPLSDTQNAIASFRNVIQLANAYRFDVIIESIIYAAEDLGINLVAYYIAKHTLNCVRQLGGYKDGSYVKVSDGVEDNVLLHGCIKDVSLADVLDDCKYIEAWNRIMNRVYEAFQVKVCDRRNTESWFALAKDYQRGIEA from the coding sequence atgaAGCGCGCTTGCATCACTACTCTTCCACGTGTGATTCTGCACTCtctggcagagctgcaggacgGCCTGAATGTAATGATCGACCCTTCCTGGCGCACTACTCGCTCGCTGGACAATTGGGCTCTTGCCATCACGATGGAGTccgcggagctgctggactCCTATCCGTGGAAGTGGTGGAAGAACCTCAACGCCACGCCTGATTTGGAAAACGTCAAGATTGAGCTGGTCGACATCttgcacttctctctttctggcGCAATGCAGATGCGCTCCACCCCGGATGATGAGATCCCAGCTGTATCACTCAAACCCCTGAAGGAGGTCATGACAACGTTTCGACCAGCAAAGGAATGCGCGAGCGACCCGCACGATGTTgtgttttttcccctctctgaTACGCAGAACGCCATTGCGAGCTTCCGCAACGTCATCCAACTCGCAAACGCCTACCGCTTCGATGTCATTATTGAGAGCATAATTTACGCCGCCGAGGATCTTGGGATCAACCTGGTGGCCTACTACATTGCAAAGCACACCCTGAACTGTGTACGTCAGCTGGGTGGCTACAAGGACGGGTCTTATGTGAAGGTGAGCGATGGTGTTGAAGACAACGTACTTCTACACGGCTGCATTAAGGACGTCTCCCTCGCGGACGTTCTCGATGACTGCAAGTACATCGAGGCGTGGAACCGCATCATGAACCGCGTTTACGAGGCTTTCCAGGTTAAGGTATGTGACCGTAGGAATACAGAGAGCTGGTTTGCCCTCGCCAAGGACTACCAGCGAGGGATAGAGGCTTAA
- a CDS encoding 60S ribosomal protein L23a, putative (TriTrypDB/GeneDB-style sysID: LpmP.06.0560) has product MACPTEAVLFSTMAAAPKTAKKAAPKDVKATKVVKVTTRKSYTRPQFRRPHTYRRPAIAKPSNRVTVESKDITAFSVIRYPLTTDKAMKKIEENNTLTFIVDACANKTEIKKAMRKLYQVKAVKVNTLIRPDGLKKAYIRLSAAHDALDTANKIGLV; this is encoded by the coding sequence ATGGCCTGCCCAACTGAAGCAGTGTTGTTTTCCAccatggctgctgctccgaAGACCGCCAAGAAGGCCGCGCCGAAGGATGTGAAGGCGACCAAGGTTGTCAAGGTGACGACGCGGAAGTCCTACACCCGCCCGCAGTTCCGCCGCCCGCACACCTACCGCAGGCCAGCAATCGCAAAGCCGAGCAACCGCGTGACCGTGGAGTCGAAGGACATTACTGCCTTCAGTGTGATCCGCTACCCACTGACGACAGACAAGGCGATGAAGAAGATCGAGGAGAACAACACCCTGACCTTCATCGTGGATGCCTGCGCCAACAAGACCGAGATCAAGAAGGCGATGCGCAAGTTGTACCAGGTCAAGGCTGTGAAGGTCAACACCCTGATCCGCCCGGATGGTCTGAAGAAGGCGTACATCCGCCTGTCTGCGGCCCACGATGCCCTGGATACCGCCAACAAGATCGGTCTTGTCTAA